The following are from one region of the Verrucomicrobiaceae bacterium genome:
- a CDS encoding helix-turn-helix transcriptional regulator: protein MSSVQPDLTETTIDGPKTRRWVIEACDCAEMSTHRIARLGMDEALPPYRRVRMTPEGSFVLACVSGEGSILLDGRWQRVKPGMVCLAPPRVLNAFEAKGRERWCFAWVRYDEPSFVTPVVGAASPVMPVAQAEEIGRLVSGLRAEWEGEKEPRMIHHWLELLHGTIRRIAQPWRSREPRVAKLWADVEQDLQRDWTLSELAHRSHCSPEHLRRLCMKELGRSPMQHLTCLRMEQARRLLERENDKLEVVAASVGYANAAIFSRVFRRWVGVAPGEYRGRGA, encoded by the coding sequence ATGTCATCCGTGCAGCCTGATTTGACTGAAACCACCATCGACGGGCCGAAAACCCGCCGCTGGGTGATCGAGGCGTGTGATTGTGCGGAGATGAGCACGCACCGCATCGCGCGACTTGGCATGGATGAGGCGTTGCCGCCTTATCGGCGGGTGCGGATGACGCCGGAGGGGAGTTTTGTGCTGGCGTGTGTGAGCGGCGAGGGCTCGATCTTGCTCGATGGGCGCTGGCAGCGGGTGAAGCCGGGTATGGTGTGTCTCGCACCGCCGAGGGTGCTGAATGCATTTGAGGCAAAGGGCCGTGAGAGGTGGTGCTTTGCCTGGGTGCGCTATGATGAGCCGAGCTTTGTCACACCCGTGGTCGGAGCAGCGTCGCCGGTGATGCCTGTGGCGCAGGCGGAGGAGATCGGGCGGCTGGTGAGCGGCCTGCGGGCCGAGTGGGAGGGCGAAAAGGAGCCTCGCATGATTCACCACTGGCTGGAGCTGCTGCACGGCACGATCCGCCGCATCGCGCAGCCGTGGCGCAGCCGTGAGCCGCGTGTGGCGAAGCTGTGGGCAGATGTGGAGCAGGATTTGCAGCGTGACTGGACGCTGTCGGAGCTGGCGCATCGCAGTCATTGCAGCCCGGAGCATCTGCGTCGCCTCTGCATGAAGGAACTGGGCCGCAGTCCGATGCAGCACCTCACTTGCCTGCGCATGGAGCAGGCCCGAAGGCTCCTGGAACGCGAAAACGACAAGCTGGAGGTCGTGGCGGCGAGCGTGGGCTACGCGAACGCGGCGATCTTTTCCCGCGTCTTCCGCCGCTGGGTGGGCGTGGCTCCGGGAGAGTATCGGGGGCGTGGGGCTTGA
- the rpsT gene encoding 30S ribosomal protein S20 yields MANIRSAEKNIRKTTVRTAHNQAVKSRVRTLRKNVLAAVDKKDAAAASANLSAFAASVDKAAKTNVLHKNTASRLKSRLALKVGALTK; encoded by the coding sequence ATGGCCAACATCCGCTCCGCTGAAAAGAACATCCGCAAGACCACCGTGCGCACCGCCCACAATCAGGCAGTGAAAAGCCGTGTGCGCACTCTGCGCAAGAACGTCCTCGCCGCTGTGGACAAAAAGGATGCCGCAGCAGCCAGCGCTAACCTCAGTGCCTTCGCCGCCTCCGTGGACAAAGCTGCCAAAACCAACGTTTTGCACAAAAACACTGCTTCCCGTCTCAAGAGCCGCCTCGCCCTCAAAGTCGGCGCTCTCACGAAGTAA
- a CDS encoding MBL fold metallo-hydrolase yields the protein MKITFCGAAGTTTGSKHLIEVNGQRILLDCGLYQGRRSEAMEKNKSFPFDPKSVDCVVLSHAHIDHCGALPHLCKLGFDGNIHCTPATRDLCSIMLPDAAKIHESDIAWLNKKRADGSPELEPSYTVVDAEKCMRQFVTASYHRPQHVAEGVKVTFIDAGHVLGSAQVILDITDRNAGGKQTRLLFSGDIGRPGNDLLNNPEASEGIDMVIMESTYGGRKHELSTEADEHLSQIIRRTQQQRGRLIIPAFAVERTQQMLCCLDRLIHEGRISSVPTYVDSPLAVKATEIFRLHIDDLRPELRDAVFMRDDPFGFEGLRLVRSVDESKKLNKTKGAAIIISASGMAESGRILHHLRNNVTNPKNIILFVGYCAENTLGWKLRQGHPRVNIFGEEFPVHAQVETLDAFSGHADHDELLEWFARVQGPKKRVFLVHGEPERSEALKAGLEMSFPGHKVDVAQHMQTVDL from the coding sequence ATGAAAATCACTTTCTGCGGTGCTGCGGGCACCACCACTGGATCAAAGCATCTCATCGAGGTCAATGGACAGCGCATTTTGCTGGATTGCGGGCTATACCAGGGCCGCAGGTCGGAGGCGATGGAGAAAAATAAGAGCTTCCCCTTTGATCCAAAGTCGGTGGACTGCGTGGTGCTCTCTCATGCCCATATCGATCACTGCGGGGCTCTGCCACATCTGTGTAAGCTGGGATTCGATGGGAATATCCACTGTACACCGGCCACGCGGGATCTATGCAGCATCATGCTGCCAGATGCGGCGAAGATCCATGAGAGTGACATCGCCTGGCTGAATAAAAAGCGTGCGGATGGCTCCCCAGAGCTGGAGCCGAGCTACACGGTGGTGGATGCGGAAAAGTGCATGCGGCAGTTTGTGACGGCATCCTATCACCGGCCGCAGCATGTGGCGGAGGGTGTGAAGGTGACCTTCATCGACGCGGGGCATGTGCTGGGTAGTGCACAGGTCATCCTAGACATCACGGACCGGAATGCGGGCGGGAAGCAGACGCGTTTACTCTTTTCTGGCGACATCGGCAGGCCTGGGAATGACCTTTTAAATAATCCAGAGGCCAGTGAGGGGATCGACATGGTGATCATGGAGAGCACCTATGGTGGGCGGAAGCATGAGCTCAGCACAGAGGCAGACGAGCACCTATCGCAGATCATCCGCCGCACCCAGCAGCAGCGTGGCAGGCTCATCATCCCGGCATTCGCAGTGGAGAGGACTCAGCAGATGCTGTGCTGCCTAGATCGCCTGATCCATGAGGGGCGCATCAGCTCGGTGCCGACTTATGTGGACAGTCCGCTGGCGGTGAAGGCGACGGAGATTTTCCGCCTGCATATCGACGATTTGCGCCCTGAGCTGCGTGACGCTGTCTTTATGCGGGATGATCCTTTTGGCTTCGAGGGGCTGCGCCTCGTGCGGTCTGTGGATGAGTCCAAGAAGCTCAACAAGACCAAAGGCGCGGCGATCATCATCAGCGCCAGTGGTATGGCGGAGAGTGGACGCATCCTGCATCACCTACGCAATAACGTCACGAACCCGAAGAACATCATCCTCTTTGTCGGCTACTGCGCGGAGAATACTCTGGGCTGGAAGCTGCGCCAAGGGCACCCACGGGTGAATATCTTCGGCGAGGAGTTCCCCGTGCATGCACAGGTCGAGACGCTGGATGCTTTCTCCGGCCACGCGGATCATGATGAGTTGCTAGAGTGGTTTGCGAGGGTGCAGGGGCCGAAAAAGCGTGTCTTCCTGGTCCACGGCGAGCCTGAGCGCTCCGAGGCGCTGAAGGCTGGTCTGGAGATGTCCTTCCCTGGGCATAAGGTCGATGTGGCGCAGCACATGCAGACCGTGGATCTCTAA
- a CDS encoding NADH-quinone oxidoreductase subunit A, which produces MQENYLPILLQVLIAGGFAGATLLVSALLGKSARRSQIKDSAYECGMLPIGESQPRFSVKFYIVAMLFVLFDIEVVFLYPWSVVYKDYITVFDSASILLVAFSFALILLAAFGYAWKKGVLDWKS; this is translated from the coding sequence ATGCAGGAAAACTATCTCCCCATCCTTCTCCAAGTCCTCATCGCCGGCGGATTCGCTGGTGCCACCCTACTCGTCTCTGCCCTACTCGGTAAATCTGCTCGTAGGAGCCAGATCAAAGACAGCGCCTACGAGTGCGGCATGCTGCCCATCGGCGAGAGCCAACCACGCTTCAGCGTGAAGTTCTACATCGTCGCGATGCTCTTTGTCCTCTTCGACATCGAGGTCGTCTTCCTCTACCCTTGGTCCGTCGTCTATAAAGACTACATCACCGTCTTTGATAGTGCCTCCATCCTCCTCGTCGCCTTCAGTTTTGCCCTCATCCTCCTCGCTGCCTTCGGCTACGCCTGGAAAAAAGGCGTCCTCGACTGGAAATCCTAG
- the tsaA gene encoding tRNA (N6-threonylcarbamoyladenosine(37)-N6)-methyltransferase TrmO: MIGLQVIARLRTCYTDKFGVPRQSGLAPSAWGVVEFEPAFRRPEAVRGLEEFSHVWLITQFHLVEEAHASLTVRPPRLGGNERRGVFATRSPFRPNRLTLSVVRLERVELDGLEAPRLHVSGVDLVDGTPVFDIKPYVRYADSVPEARCGFADAAPALAKVVWACESAAPELVRRIIDESLACQPQPAYHEDTGREYVTEIAGWRVRWTMSAAGSCVRACEPQ; encoded by the coding sequence ATGATCGGGCTCCAAGTCATCGCGCGGTTGCGCACCTGCTATACGGATAAATTCGGCGTGCCGAGGCAGTCGGGGCTAGCGCCGTCTGCCTGGGGTGTGGTGGAGTTTGAACCTGCTTTTCGCCGACCGGAGGCGGTGCGTGGACTGGAGGAGTTTAGCCATGTGTGGCTGATTACGCAGTTTCATCTGGTGGAGGAGGCGCATGCTTCGCTGACGGTGCGGCCGCCACGCCTGGGTGGGAATGAGAGGAGGGGTGTATTTGCGACACGTTCCCCTTTTCGGCCGAATCGACTGACGCTGAGTGTGGTGCGGCTGGAGCGTGTGGAGCTGGATGGACTGGAGGCTCCGCGTCTGCATGTGTCTGGAGTGGATTTGGTGGATGGGACGCCGGTTTTCGACATCAAGCCGTATGTGCGCTATGCCGATAGTGTGCCGGAGGCGCGGTGTGGCTTTGCGGATGCGGCCCCGGCTTTAGCGAAGGTGGTGTGGGCGTGTGAGAGTGCTGCGCCGGAGCTGGTGCGGCGGATCATTGATGAATCGCTGGCCTGTCAGCCGCAGCCTGCTTACCACGAGGATACGGGGCGTGAGTATGTGACGGAGATCGCGGGCTGGCGTGTGCGCTGGACGATGAGCGCGGCGGGATCATGCGTGCGGGCTTGTGAGCCGCAGTAG
- a CDS encoding sulfatase, whose amino-acid sequence MKLGTLAFLAAASFAAARPNIIVILCDNLGNGDIACFNPQTKHRTPNLDKMAAEGRKFTSFYSASGVCTPSRAALMTGCYPRRVGLHISAIGAAVLQPVATRGIHPGEETMAELLKQNGYATACFGKWHLGDQPDFLPTRNGFDSYFGIPYSEDMVHDKFPEKGWPPLPLMQDEKVIEAPVAAETLTQRFTEAAVNWIRQHREQPFFLYFPEAGPGSRKECYPGPAFRGKSANGLYGDSIEELDWSTGEILQALKDNHLDENTLVIWTNDNGAVNRTPAQGSNAPYKGMGYSTSEGGQRMPCIARWPGKVPAGTTCTQLCTMMDMLPTLAAVTGAKPPQKPIDGHDIRPLLFGEKDAHSPYDGTGFFYFNVKQLQAVREGDWKLYLPLSDKGGIGTAKGKKPIEQKIALYDVQTDVAEENDLSAQQPGIVQRLLQRAEAARRTLGDGDARGSQQREAGHVEKPTPRVKAAH is encoded by the coding sequence ATGAAACTTGGAACCCTCGCCTTCCTCGCCGCAGCATCTTTTGCTGCCGCACGTCCGAATATCATCGTCATCCTTTGTGACAACCTCGGCAATGGCGACATCGCTTGCTTCAATCCGCAGACGAAGCACCGCACGCCGAATCTCGACAAAATGGCTGCTGAGGGGCGGAAATTCACCAGCTTCTACTCCGCCAGCGGCGTGTGCACACCGAGTCGTGCGGCCTTGATGACAGGCTGTTACCCGCGCCGCGTCGGCCTGCACATCAGTGCCATCGGCGCAGCCGTTTTGCAGCCCGTCGCCACGCGGGGCATTCATCCCGGCGAGGAGACGATGGCAGAGCTTTTGAAGCAAAACGGCTACGCCACTGCCTGCTTCGGCAAATGGCACCTCGGCGATCAGCCGGACTTTTTGCCCACGCGCAACGGCTTCGATTCCTACTTCGGTATCCCTTACAGCGAGGACATGGTGCATGACAAATTCCCGGAAAAAGGCTGGCCCCCGCTGCCGCTGATGCAGGACGAAAAAGTCATCGAAGCACCCGTCGCGGCAGAAACACTCACGCAGCGCTTTACCGAAGCCGCTGTGAATTGGATCCGCCAGCACCGTGAGCAGCCTTTCTTCCTCTATTTCCCCGAAGCAGGCCCCGGCAGCCGCAAGGAGTGCTATCCAGGCCCCGCCTTTCGAGGGAAATCCGCCAACGGGCTCTACGGCGACTCCATCGAGGAGCTCGACTGGTCCACTGGAGAAATCCTCCAGGCACTCAAAGACAACCATCTCGACGAAAATACCCTCGTCATCTGGACCAATGACAACGGTGCCGTTAACCGCACTCCCGCCCAGGGCAGCAACGCCCCCTATAAAGGCATGGGCTACAGCACCAGTGAAGGCGGCCAGCGCATGCCCTGCATTGCTCGCTGGCCCGGCAAAGTGCCCGCTGGCACCACCTGCACCCAGCTTTGCACCATGATGGATATGCTCCCGACCCTGGCCGCAGTCACCGGTGCCAAACCTCCGCAAAAGCCCATCGACGGCCACGACATCCGTCCATTGCTCTTTGGCGAAAAGGACGCCCACTCACCCTACGACGGCACCGGATTCTTCTATTTTAATGTCAAACAGCTCCAAGCCGTCCGCGAAGGCGATTGGAAGCTTTATTTGCCCCTCAGTGACAAAGGCGGCATCGGCACCGCCAAAGGCAAAAAGCCCATCGAGCAAAAAATAGCCCTCTATGACGTCCAAACCGATGTCGCCGAAGAAAACGACCTCTCCGCCCAGCAGCCAGGAATCGTCCAGCGCCTGCTCCAGCGAGCTGAGGCCGCCCGTCGCACCCTCGGAGACGGCGATGCCCGTGGCAGCCAGCAGCGTGAGGCCGGCCATGTGGAAAAGCCCACTCCACGCGTGAAAGCCGCCCACTGA
- a CDS encoding Dabb family protein, whose protein sequence is MISYLSLFQLKPEVTPERLETMMAQTRVLLLRVPEVLAVKTGKRVNPSDEWPWFVQIEVESMDKLAICQDDPYYFKFREEVLKPHIAEQETTAFEMEPQKNVKYS, encoded by the coding sequence ATGATCTCCTACCTCAGCCTCTTTCAGCTCAAGCCCGAGGTCACCCCCGAGCGGCTGGAGACCATGATGGCACAGACACGGGTGCTCCTTCTTCGCGTGCCCGAAGTCCTCGCCGTCAAGACCGGCAAACGCGTCAATCCCTCCGACGAATGGCCCTGGTTCGTCCAAATCGAAGTCGAAAGCATGGACAAGCTCGCCATCTGCCAGGACGACCCCTACTACTTCAAATTCCGCGAAGAAGTCCTCAAGCCCCACATCGCCGAGCAGGAAACGACCGCCTTCGAAATGGAGCCGCAAAAAAACGTCAAATACTCGTAG
- a CDS encoding alpha-ketoacid dehydrogenase subunit beta: MPRRITYRDAIREALDEEIARDPMVVVMGEEVAQYNGAYKVTQGLWDKWGDKRLVDTPISEAGFIGMGIGASMLGVRPVMELMFWSFYTVAWDQIVNNGAMVRYMSGGKINCPIVIRGPANGGTSVGATHSHTPENIMANFPGMKCVCPSNAYDAKGLMKAAIRDNDPVMFMESTKLYGEEWDVPSNDELPGGELFIPLGLADVKRQGTDISLIAHGKAVITCLQAAQILEEEHGIHAEVVDLRTIRPLDEDTILESVAKTHRAVYVEENKPYCGIGAQIAYMIQERIFDELDAPVQRVCSLDSPAIYSPPLEAIQLPTADVVVAKALGIC, encoded by the coding sequence ATGCCCCGCCGAATCACCTACCGCGACGCTATCCGTGAAGCCCTCGATGAAGAAATCGCCCGCGATCCCATGGTCGTCGTGATGGGGGAAGAAGTCGCCCAATACAACGGTGCCTACAAAGTCACCCAAGGCCTCTGGGATAAGTGGGGAGACAAGCGCCTCGTCGATACACCCATCAGCGAGGCCGGCTTCATCGGCATGGGCATCGGTGCCTCCATGCTCGGCGTGCGGCCCGTGATGGAGCTGATGTTTTGGAGCTTTTACACCGTCGCCTGGGACCAAATCGTCAATAATGGAGCCATGGTTCGCTACATGTCTGGCGGTAAGATCAACTGCCCCATCGTCATCCGTGGCCCGGCCAATGGCGGCACCAGCGTGGGAGCTACGCACTCCCACACGCCAGAGAACATCATGGCGAACTTTCCCGGCATGAAGTGCGTCTGCCCCAGCAATGCCTATGATGCCAAGGGCCTCATGAAAGCCGCCATCCGCGACAATGACCCAGTCATGTTCATGGAGAGCACTAAGCTCTACGGCGAAGAATGGGATGTGCCCTCCAACGACGAGCTCCCCGGTGGTGAGCTTTTCATCCCGCTCGGTCTGGCCGATGTGAAGCGTCAGGGCACCGACATCAGCCTCATCGCCCACGGCAAAGCTGTCATCACCTGTCTCCAGGCCGCACAGATCCTCGAGGAAGAGCATGGCATCCACGCCGAGGTCGTAGATCTGCGCACCATTCGCCCGCTGGATGAGGACACCATCCTCGAATCCGTCGCCAAGACCCACCGCGCCGTCTATGTGGAGGAAAACAAGCCCTACTGCGGCATCGGAGCCCAGATCGCCTACATGATCCAGGAGCGCATCTTTGATGAGCTCGATGCTCCCGTGCAGCGCGTGTGCAGCCTCGACTCCCCCGCGATCTACAGCCCGCCGCTGGAGGCCATTCAGCTTCCGACCGCAGATGTCGTGGTGGCGAAGGCGCTGGGGATTTGCTGA
- a CDS encoding transposase, with the protein MPFVKGPPHFAPLNWNKPIKKYRRKLPHWVQEGATYFITFRFADSLPQEKLDELERLRAQWEAAHSEQRDEEDVQRHFRETMQRVDDWLDAGAGECWLRDETCAAIVTRAMLHFDGERYFLSSYCVMPNHVHVTLQPFIGHEPADVLKSWKGFTAREMNKHLGREGSVWEPESYDTLVRDVEHLWKVLRYIGKNPARAKLPQEKWVRWVSPLWEKAGFGFGG; encoded by the coding sequence ATGCCGTTCGTGAAAGGGCCTCCGCATTTTGCGCCGCTGAATTGGAACAAGCCGATCAAGAAGTATCGACGCAAGTTGCCGCATTGGGTGCAGGAGGGGGCGACTTACTTCATCACGTTTCGTTTCGCGGACTCGCTGCCGCAGGAAAAACTCGATGAACTGGAGCGTCTGCGTGCTCAATGGGAGGCCGCGCATTCTGAACAGCGCGACGAGGAGGATGTGCAGCGGCATTTCCGCGAGACGATGCAGCGTGTCGATGACTGGCTCGATGCGGGCGCGGGCGAGTGCTGGCTGCGCGATGAAACCTGCGCGGCGATCGTCACACGGGCGATGCTTCACTTTGACGGCGAACGCTACTTTCTCTCCAGCTACTGCGTGATGCCGAATCATGTGCATGTGACGCTGCAGCCGTTCATCGGCCACGAGCCAGCCGATGTCTTGAAATCGTGGAAAGGATTCACCGCGCGTGAGATGAACAAGCACCTCGGACGCGAGGGCAGCGTGTGGGAGCCCGAGAGCTACGACACTCTCGTGCGGGACGTGGAGCATCTGTGGAAGGTGCTGCGCTACATTGGCAAGAATCCGGCACGGGCAAAGCTGCCCCAGGAGAAATGGGTGCGCTGGGTGAGTCCGCTCTGGGAGAAGGCGGGGTTTGGCTTCGGAGGATAG
- a CDS encoding sigma-70 family RNA polymerase sigma factor, producing the protein MSQPDNSRFVPFPSTRWTLVRRVKNGGDAEAERAMNEICRQYWYPIYAFTRRHGFPTHDAQDITQTFFQRIVTSEAIHDAQEEKGQLRSFMLAMLKRIIANHVRHASTQKRGGSRFATLSFDDLDAEERYKHEPADLRDPETLFDRAWAAGILDAAEKKLQADFAKANNLEDYHQLREYLPLGDNATPYADVAEKIGISEGALRLQIHRMRKRYAKCIEEEILQTVSYPEEVKAELEHLMNVIGTGG; encoded by the coding sequence ATGAGCCAGCCTGACAACTCCCGCTTCGTCCCCTTCCCATCCACGCGCTGGACGCTGGTGCGCCGGGTGAAAAATGGCGGTGATGCTGAGGCAGAGCGGGCGATGAATGAAATCTGCCGCCAATACTGGTATCCCATCTACGCCTTCACGCGGCGCCATGGCTTTCCCACGCACGATGCGCAGGACATCACTCAGACCTTCTTCCAGCGCATCGTCACCAGTGAGGCCATCCACGATGCGCAGGAAGAAAAGGGCCAGCTCCGCTCCTTCATGCTCGCCATGCTGAAGCGCATCATCGCCAATCACGTCCGTCACGCCTCCACTCAAAAACGCGGCGGCTCGCGTTTCGCCACTCTCTCCTTTGATGACTTAGATGCGGAGGAGCGCTACAAGCACGAGCCCGCCGACCTCCGCGATCCCGAGACGCTCTTTGATCGCGCCTGGGCGGCTGGCATCCTCGATGCGGCGGAGAAAAAACTGCAAGCTGACTTCGCGAAGGCCAACAACCTCGAAGACTACCACCAGCTCCGCGAGTATCTACCTCTGGGCGACAATGCGACTCCGTATGCGGACGTCGCTGAAAAAATCGGCATCAGCGAAGGCGCACTGCGCCTGCAAATCCACCGGATGAGGAAACGCTACGCGAAATGCATCGAAGAAGAGATCCTGCAGACCGTCAGCTACCCCGAGGAGGTGAAAGCCGAGCTGGAGCACCTGATGAACGTGATCGGCACCGGAGGATAG
- a CDS encoding HigA family addiction module antidote protein, translating to MIRSFACDDTARLFRREKVRAFPPDIQRTALRKLAQLHAVTELLQLRVPPGNRLEALKGDRKGQHSIRINDQWRICFLWESDGPHEVEIPAMKKHAPIHPGEVLQEDFLAPLGLSEYRLAQDIGVPPRRINEIVKGKRSITADTALRLSRYFAWPAEVWLNLQSSYDRQLAEDAMRPVLDRIKPCALAAAA from the coding sequence ATGATCCGTTCCTTTGCCTGCGACGACACTGCCCGGCTGTTCCGGCGGGAGAAAGTCCGCGCCTTTCCGCCGGACATCCAGCGCACTGCCCTGCGGAAGCTCGCCCAGCTCCACGCCGTCACGGAGCTGCTCCAGCTCCGCGTGCCGCCGGGAAATCGGCTGGAAGCCCTCAAGGGCGACCGCAAAGGCCAGCACTCCATCCGCATCAACGATCAATGGCGCATCTGCTTCCTCTGGGAGTCAGACGGGCCGCATGAAGTCGAAATACCTGCCATGAAAAAACACGCTCCCATCCACCCCGGCGAAGTGCTCCAGGAGGACTTCCTTGCGCCCCTAGGCTTGTCCGAATACCGGCTGGCGCAAGACATCGGCGTGCCGCCACGGCGCATCAACGAAATCGTGAAGGGCAAACGCTCCATCACTGCCGATACCGCGCTGCGGCTCTCCCGCTACTTTGCCTGGCCTGCCGAGGTCTGGCTCAATCTCCAGTCCAGTTACGACCGCCAGCTCGCCGAGGACGCCATGCGGCCCGTGCTGGACCGCATCAAGCCCTGTGCCCTGGCAGCAGCAGCGTGA
- a CDS encoding single-stranded DNA-binding protein, whose product MNATALEHSQHILDAMLGYLGFTAQIEPDDGADGPTLQILTEDSERLIGRRGEVLEDIQYLVNRVLQRHISDAPRIRVDVEFYRSMREDKMIARAKELASRVRSTGQPADLPPMNSYYRRLIHQVFVDDSEIVSVSATGDARFKRIILKRREK is encoded by the coding sequence ATGAACGCCACCGCTCTCGAACACTCCCAGCACATCCTCGATGCCATGCTCGGCTACCTCGGCTTTACTGCCCAGATCGAGCCCGATGACGGTGCCGACGGTCCCACCCTCCAGATCCTCACCGAGGATAGTGAGCGCCTCATCGGCCGTCGTGGTGAAGTGCTCGAAGACATCCAATACCTCGTCAATCGCGTCCTCCAGCGTCATATTAGTGATGCACCGCGCATCCGCGTCGATGTCGAGTTCTACCGCTCCATGCGTGAGGATAAAATGATCGCCCGTGCCAAAGAGCTCGCCTCCCGCGTCCGCTCCACGGGTCAGCCAGCCGACCTCCCGCCGATGAACAGCTACTACCGCCGTCTCATCCATCAGGTCTTCGTCGATGACAGTGAGATTGTGAGTGTCAGCGCTACCGGAGATGCTCGCTTCAAGCGCATCATCCTCAAGCGCCGGGAAAAATAA
- a CDS encoding tyrosine-type recombinase/integrase: MLTIPASSPTLDGGSGFRLHTANKAEAASKAAAIYRDVVGKGWEDALRLHKPKALPKVETLPPATVGSLIAASMRLSSARTESMGAYAKALRRIAVGVLEITGGKKFDAFKGGRAAWLEKIDAKPLADLTPAAVLAWRNKFMKAARTPEARGRAAVTVNSLVRNAKALLAKKVRPFIEQEMQLPSPLFFEGVSAEPEPSLRYRSKIDAEAILQAAQSELAAQDTEAFKLLLLTLVCGLRRSEADTLMWSQFDFGKRVLVIEDTEHKRLKSKDSAGDIDLEPELCALFQGYMAKAQSSFVLEPSKRIRITTMQERETRGYRCEPTHQRLLAWLRLQGVNGIRPIHTLRKEIGAVIASRDGIWKASRYLRHSDIRITSKLYADKKIPVTAGLAAFFAPVADNVVAADFGAGAVAGADAVADVKKKAQRKVH, translated from the coding sequence ATGCTGACTATTCCTGCCAGCTCTCCTACGCTGGACGGCGGGAGCGGTTTCAGGCTCCACACGGCGAACAAGGCAGAAGCGGCGAGCAAAGCGGCAGCCATTTACCGGGATGTGGTCGGAAAGGGCTGGGAGGATGCGCTAAGACTGCACAAGCCCAAGGCTTTGCCCAAGGTCGAGACGCTGCCGCCTGCGACGGTGGGGAGCTTGATTGCGGCGAGCATGCGCCTTTCCAGTGCCCGCACTGAGAGCATGGGGGCTTACGCCAAGGCACTGCGTAGGATCGCCGTGGGGGTGCTGGAGATCACAGGCGGGAAGAAGTTCGACGCTTTTAAGGGCGGACGGGCTGCATGGCTGGAGAAAATCGACGCAAAGCCGCTGGCAGACCTGACTCCCGCTGCTGTGCTGGCGTGGCGAAACAAGTTCATGAAAGCGGCACGCACGCCGGAAGCACGGGGCCGCGCTGCGGTGACGGTGAACTCGCTGGTGCGGAATGCGAAAGCCCTGCTTGCGAAAAAGGTGCGCCCGTTCATCGAGCAGGAAATGCAACTCCCCTCCCCTTTGTTCTTTGAGGGTGTTTCTGCGGAGCCAGAGCCAAGCCTGCGCTACCGCTCCAAAATCGACGCTGAGGCAATTCTACAAGCCGCACAGAGCGAACTGGCTGCGCAAGACACGGAAGCCTTTAAGCTCCTACTACTCACGCTTGTCTGCGGCTTGCGGCGAAGCGAGGCTGACACCCTGATGTGGAGTCAGTTCGACTTTGGGAAACGGGTGCTGGTAATCGAGGATACGGAGCACAAGCGGCTGAAAAGCAAAGACAGTGCTGGCGACATTGACCTAGAGCCGGAGCTTTGCGCCCTGTTTCAGGGCTACATGGCAAAGGCTCAAAGCTCGTTCGTACTGGAGCCGTCGAAACGCATCCGCATCACCACCATGCAGGAACGGGAAACCCGTGGCTACCGCTGTGAGCCGACACACCAGAGACTGCTGGCATGGCTGCGGCTGCAAGGCGTCAACGGCATCCGCCCCATCCATACGCTGAGGAAAGAAATCGGTGCCGTGATAGCGAGCCGAGACGGCATCTGGAAGGCGTCCCGCTACCTGCGGCACTCCGACATCCGCATCACCAGCAAGCTGTATGCCGACAAGAAAATCCCCGTCACAGCGGGACTGGCGGCGTTCTTTGCGCCGGTCGCTGACAACGTAGTCGCTGCTGACTTCGGGGCCGGAGCGGTGGCGGGTGCTGATGCGGTGGCCGATGTGAAAAAGAAGGCGCAACGCAAGGTTCACTGA
- a CDS encoding GxxExxY protein — MNDADLPHLVIGACMTVHSTLGPGLTREAYEECLAVELRDLEMDVQRGLPLSFDYRGRRIQAAARLDFVIHDRLLLQVLAQEEITALDKLRFESHLRLSHLRSGVLVNFNVSQLRKGIHRIILKRKDPV; from the coding sequence ATGAACGACGCCGACCTGCCTCACCTCGTCATCGGAGCCTGTATGACCGTTCACAGCACCCTCGGCCCCGGTCTCACGCGGGAGGCTTATGAGGAATGTCTGGCTGTGGAGCTGCGGGATCTGGAGATGGATGTGCAGCGCGGGCTACCCCTCAGCTTTGATTATCGTGGTAGGCGCATTCAGGCTGCTGCGCGGCTGGATTTCGTCATTCATGACCGCTTACTCCTCCAAGTGCTCGCCCAGGAAGAAATCACCGCACTCGATAAACTGCGCTTCGAGTCCCATCTGCGCCTCAGCCATCTGCGCAGCGGCGTTTTGGTGAATTTTAATGTCTCCCAGCTACGCAAAGGCATCCACCGCATCATCTTGAAGCGCAAAGATCCGGTGTGA